The genomic stretch GGGCCCCCATGGCATGGAtaccagcccctgccctgcagctgtaTCTCATATCTGTGATATGAGGCTGCCCTGGTCCTTTGGCAGAGCCTGCAGGGGTCCCTGTAGTAGGAGAGAAACTGTCCATGACTCTGCCTCTCTCCCGCAGGAGGAGGAAACCCCCAGGACAGTCGGATGCTGTGCGGGGCCCACCCCAGCAGGAGGCCAAGCTGCAGGACTTCTGTCAGGCTGCTAACGTGGTAACGTCTCAAATGAGCCAAGGCGCGTCCCAGCCCCTGTCCCTGGGTCCCAGCGTTGGGTGTTCCCCCATGTGTCTCCCCCTCTCCTCGCAGCCCCCCACGCCTCGGCTGGCAGTAACGCGCTGTCTCTCCTCCGGTGTACGGCAGGCTGTGTCCTGGCTGAGGGAGAACGTAGGGCTCAGCATCCGGCTGAGCCAGGTGGAGGACGCAGAGAGCCTGGAGGCTGCACAGAGCCAGCAGGCCGCGCTGCAGCAGGAGATCCTGGGCAACAGCTCCAGCATCGAGGCCCTGCTCATGGTGAGCACCAGCTGTGGGGTGCATACTGTGTGGGACGGGAAGTCCCCCTCTACAACTCGCTGCTGGGGATGCAGAGGGGGCGCCATGCTGATGGCATCCCCGGTGGCAGGTGTTTCGTGCAACTGGAGAATAAcactgggttcccctgccaggcACCTGGGGCGCCAGGAGGAGTTTCCTCTCCGCTGCCttctggggagggatgggagtgGGCAGTGAGATCCATGCCCCCTTGGTGGCCAGGGtcaggggggctgggaagagcaGATCCCTGTCCTCAGCATGTGCCTCATTCTCAGGCTCCTCTAAGGGATTGCAGAGCGGGACGCCCAAGTGGGCGTCACCTGACAATGCGTGTCCGTGTCCCACAGGAAGGGCAGACGCTGCTGTGTGGCAGCCATGGAGGGAGACCTCAGGTGGAAGGcatcctccaggagctggaggggctgtgggaggagctgcagaggaggCACCGGGAGAACGGTGCGGCGCTGAGGGAGATTGATAAGGTGCGTGGTGCCATCTCTCTCTGCCAGGCATGAGCCCGTATCAGACAGAGGGGTGTGAGCAGGGCGGGAAGGGGGTGCACATGAGACACAGGGGCAGCCCCAGTGCAGGCACTGGTGGGACAGGGATCGCTGTGCCCGTTCTCTGGGCTGTGCTGGTGCAGGGGCCATCTTGAGCCTCGGCTGCAGCCCCCTGCAAGGGAGTCTCCCGGGGAGTGTCAGCAGGGTGCGGGGTGATGGCCCTGGCTGCCTGGCCTTCCCCAAAGATCAGTTAGCCCAGTGCCATGCACACCACCTGGGAGGGACAGGTGCCCTGTGTGGAGCCAGCTCAGGAAGCCTCTGCTCCTCCAGCTGGATCTGGCACTGCAGTGGCCTCCATGCTGGCACAGCCAGGACTGCCCCTGCTGTGTCTGAGATGCCTCCAGGTGGGCAACCGGGTGCTGTTTGTGCTGCAGCATGGAGAGCCCTGCGATGGTCCATGGAAACGTGCTGCCCTGGGTGGGATAGCACGGTGCTGGGTCACACCGAACTGGTCTTCCCTGCGACACGATGCCACGGCGCCCTCAGGGGCTTTCATTCCTGCCCACCCTgaggctgggacagagggggATCTGGCCTGGGAGGTCCTGTCTGTCCCACTCTCCAATCTCTTCCTGCAGGTTCTGCGGTTGGTGGGAGAGCTGGATGGggctgagcagtggctgcagggggtggtgggCTCGCTGTCGGAGCCCGCCACCATGAGgagcccagaggaactccgcagGGACCTCCAGGAGATCAGCTGCTTGGAGAACCAGGTCCTGTTGTGGGGCATCAAGCTCCAAGCCCTGcgggaggagatggggagagagccCTCTGCAGAGCACGTGATGGCTGGGAAGATTCAGAGCAAGGTGGAGATGATGGAGGAGAAGTGAGTCCTGGGGAAACAGGACTGGGAACTGGACTACGGGGAGCACAGGCTGCTGGAGTGGGAGGTAGTGTCAGGGGATGTGAGGAAGAGATGAGGTTGGAGGAGTGTGAGGGGATTCCCCCCTCTGGGGAGGATGTGGCATCAGAGAGGTGAGAGGGGATCCCCTGAGGGCAGCCTTGAGGAATGGGAGGGGACAGTGGTGTCAGAGGGGTGGGAGACCTCCAATGGGACGACCTTGGGGGATGGAAGGGGGTGGCTGTGTCAGTGGGGTGGGAGCCCCCTGGGGGGCAGCACTGGGGAATGGCAGCACTGAAGGGTCGGGAGGGGATTTCCCTGCAGTGGGAAGGAGGATCCCCCTGCCTCGCTGCCTCTCCGTGTGCTCCTGCCCCACTGCTGCGTTTGCTGTGCCAGGTTGGGGTGCGTGCGGGCGGCCCTGCAGCGGCGGGCGGAGGACGTGCGCGATTCCCTGGTGCTGTCTGAGTTCCTGCAGAATGTGCAACAGGAGGAGGTGCTGAGCCAGAAGAACAGCACGCTGGTGAGGAGTGAGTGGGGATGGGCCTGGACTCGGGCCCCCATTGGGAATCCCATCCCTGCTGGGTCAGTCTGGGTGGAGGGGCCCTACTGCTGACTGAGTGAGGtcaggggttgggtgggggaTAACTGGAACCCCTCGCTTTCCAGCGTCACCCCCAGCAGCTGCCAGTGTTTGCTCTGAGGTGGGGGAGGCACAGTGGCCACTGACCTCAATCCTGGGGAATGGCTGAGATCAGCAACCCTGAGTGCATGGTGAGGAGGCTCCACGGGACCCCTCGCAGGCCAGGTGGTGCCAGAATCACCCCACGtgtcccagtctctctctaaagCTCCAGCGTCCCTGTGTGTTTGCTTTAGCCCGGGACCAGCAGGCTGGGCTCCCAGGAGCCTGTGCACCTCCCCTTGGCCCAGGCTGGGCAGCAGCTGAGCCGTGAGGACATGAGCAGCCCCCTGGGTGAGCTGCAGGAGGCTGTGGAGATGCTGAACGACGTGGTGAAGGAGCGGGAGCGAGTCATGGAGGCAGCAGCTGAAACTGAGAGTCTGGAGCGCCTGGTAAGGGACCTGGCGTGAGGAGCCTTTGACTGAGAAGGAGGGGGTAACACACCACTAGTGGCCATGCGGAGCACGGCTGGCTCAGTCAGAGGTGAGGGCAGAACAGTAGAGTCTGACTGAAGGGGGGCTCCTATGCATAGTGCCAGCCTGAGAGAGTAGGGTCTAGTACAGGGGTGACCAACCTGCAGCtccggagccgcatgcggctcttcagaagttaatatgcggctccttgcatagctaccgactccagggctggagctacaggtgccaactttccagtgtgctggggggtgctcactgctcaaccccctgctctgccccaagccctgccccctctccaccccttcccccgagcctgccatgccctcgctctcCCCCCCTCTGCACCAGAGCCTCTGACACACCAGGtaacagctgattgtggtgggtgggaggcgtggggaggaagtgggaggcactgattggtggggctgacggtgggcaggaggtgctgcaggttggagtggggggagctgctggggggctgctgaggtattactgtggctctttggcaatgtacattggtaaattctggctccttctcagcctCAGGCTGGCCGCCcctggtctagtgattagagcagggggctgggagccaggactcctgggttctattcctgaccctggaaggggagtgtgttctagagcaggggactgggagacaggactcctgggtcctatacCTGTCCCTAGGAGTGGAGTCtgtcctagtggttagagcagggggttgggagccaAGGCTGAGGCAGCTGATGCTAGTGCTGCACAGTTATCCCTATTCTTCTTCTGCGCCCCACAGCTTGCTAGCATCCGTGTGAGGACAAGGAGCATCTCTGAAGGGAGCTCACACTGGGGTTCACCTCACTTTTCTCTCTCCCAGCTTGCCAGAGTCTTTCCACGCATGGAGGCCATTCGATGCAGAGCGGAGGCTCTGGCCCGTGATATCGCCCAGGTGGAGAGTGGCTTTGTCACAGTGAAGAGTGAGCTGGAcctgcaggggctgcaggggctgctgAGCCAGCAGCAGGAGATGGAGGTGAGTCCCAGAGACTGCGCCGCTCTGACTTGCCATGGTGAGTGGAGTCACCGATGGCCTCTACTGGCTTCCTGGGAGCCTTGCAGTGCCTTGGCATGTTGCCAGGCATGTTGGAGCTAGGGGTTACCAAGGGTGTCAGGAGTAGAGACGAGGTCACCTCAGGGAGACTCTAGCCCTCAGGCCCAAGAGCCATAAGCCCTGGCCTTTTATGAAGGGCTCACTGGAATTTTCCAGCTGTCTCTAGGCCTTTCCTGTCAACTCCCCCTGTggccaggcagggagaggggaagggattgcGTCAGCCCCTGTGTGCCAAGGTCTGGCTGCCAACAACTCACACATCTTTCCATTCTGCATCCCTATGGAGGGAACCAGCTCCATGCAGAGCAGAGCGGAACTGTCTGCTGGGAAACCTGGATCCCTCTTCAccctgctgctcccccaccccctgctcccccaccccctgctccccacaaatCACAgatcccctgctcccccaccctctGCGCCCCACAGCCTGCTCCCTCATCTCCTGCTCCCCCACAGAGCACAGCTCCCCTTGTGCCCcgacagcctgcacccccatcccctgtaccgccatcccctgcaccccacagagcacagctgcccctgctcccccatcccttgctcccccatcccctgctcctcaCAAAGCACAGCTCCTCCTGTGCCACCACGGCCTGctcccctgtcccctgctccCCGCAAAGCACAGCTCCCCTGGTCTCCCACaacttgctcccccaccccctgcaccccacagagcacagctccccctgcttccccatcccctgctcccccacccccttcttccccatcctctgctcccccatgccctgcaccCTGCAGAGCACAGTTCCCCACAGAGCATATCTCCCCCTGCACTCCCATCCCCTGTCGCACAGGAGAGATGATAAAGTAGAGGCTGCTCCCATGGTCAGGGGCTCAGTGCTCTGAGCTGTATGCAGGAGGATCAGGTGTGGGTCCTAACTCTCTACATTGCATTTCCTGCGATGCTGAAGGGATTCAGCCTGGTGGCCTAGTGGCTAATGTCTGCCCCTGTCATGCAGGGGGCCTGGGTTTGGGTGCCATCTCTAGGTACCAGTGCCTGAGGGAGTCAGCCCAGTGCTTTGCCCTGCCATGTTGATTCCCAACCCTGATCTTTTTCCccaagtgggaggggaaggaaacaaCTTGGCAAGCCAAGTAGGCACGGTTGCCTCGGTCCCCTCCTGTCTTCAGGCAGAGAGGCAGAAAAACACTCCCCcatggggaagggagctgggagccccCTGCCAAGAGGGTCTCTTTTACGTGTCCAGAGTCCTTTTGTCTTATGTCCCCTAGTTCAACATGTCCGAGGCGCTGGAGGGGGACgtggaggagctggagaaggcagTCATCCACTTGGAAAAGCTCTGCCCAGCTCGGATGCATGACATGGGCCCAGAGATCCAGGGGATGCTGCAGGCCTGGGAGGAGCTGCAAAAGCTGGTGCTGGAGAACAAGGGCCATGTGCAGCAGGCCAGTCGGCTGCAGCAGTTCTTTGGAGATTACTTAGCCATGATGTAAGTGGCTGCAGCCTGCATGGCGTCTTCCCTTCCAACTGCCTTTGTGATCCAGCCGGCCCTGCCTGTAAAGTTGGGATCCAGGGAGGACAGCCTGAGGGCTGGTGCTCAGCTTGGGGTTCACAAGTGTCTGGCCAGGTGTTGCTCTCTGGGGAGCAGACTGGGGAGGTGCAAGGGGAGCTGAAATAGCTCCCTGGGGAAAGTCAGATGTCCAGAGAACCCCAGGATGTTTGCCACTCTTCTGTCGCTCCCCAGGCTTCCCCATCATCTCCTGGCCCTTgcctttcccttcctcccataTTTTCTCTCAGCCTCCAGCCCTcacattctccctctctctgcccccatgGCTTCCTGGGCTCGCCGCAGAGCCTGATGGTGGCCATCGTCCCCGAAGGCAGCCCGGCTGTAGTCCCGGTGAGAACTATGGGTGACGTCTGTGCTTGGGAAGCCGGAGCGCCACCAGCACAGCTGTAGGGAAATGGCAGCGGGCAGCCTGCGGTTTCAGTCGCACTGAGAGCAATGGGAGGCGATGGCAGAAATTCGCAGGAAAGCTGCAGGAGTCCATGGGAAGCGTTAACAACACACCAAGCGCCACAACAGTCGCAGTCGCATCCTGTCAGGTGGCAGCTCTGTTCATGCctcagaggggggtgggggaactccctgctgcagagaCTGAGTTAGAGCATGGCCATTTCCTCTGCCTTCCTTGCTGGCCAAACCCATGGAGCAGGGGGCCAGTCACTGAAGGGACGTTCTCTGGATAGTTTGACCTAGCGGAGACTCAAACCCTGGCATGGAAGATCCGGCTCAGCCTGCAGCCTGGAGGGAGTTCCTCACCTGTGCCCTCCTAggacggggtggggagaggggaggagagcacTGGCTACGGTTTGGTTCGGCAGCTGTATTCCCTCCAGTCGTCCCAGTGGCTCCTTATGGCCCTGTCCCCTTGTCTTCGCagctcctggacagaggacacaAGGGCTCAGATCTTTTCGGAGAGCGTGAGTGCTCATGGGCTCCCAGAGACTCAGTGGGAGGAGCTAGAGAGGAAAATTGAGGGCAAGTTCAAGGAGTTTGAGGAGCTGGCATCCACCGGGCAGACGCTGGTGTCCGAGGAGCACTACCTGAGTGAGACGGTAAGCAGGAGGTGGACTGGGGGATGCTTCATGAGCTCCCCATTGAAAACCCTGGGGGCTCAGCCTCTGGCCTGGTACAGGGCAGATGGAACCTGCTGGGTCATCAGAGAGGTGAGTCCTCTGCATAGTGCCCAGCCAAACCATTCGCTTATGGGAGCCCAGTGAGACAGATTTACCAAGAAGCCATTTAGTGCTCAGGGGGAGCCAGCCTCAACCACCCACCCTGCAAGGGGCAGTCAGACCACCCCGCTGGCTGGGGTGGTTACCCATGTGATGGATACTGAACACAGACCTGCTGGGGCTCAGCTTCTTTTCCAGACCTGACCCCAAAGGGCCCATTATGAAGTTGTTCCTGAAGAAAGCACCACTCCCCAGTCCCCAACGAAGGGTTCTCAGCATCCTACGCTCCCCATTGGCTTCTCTGTCCCCGATCCCAGGGTGAAGTTGTGTCTGGGGAGTAGAGGAGGGGAGCTGAAGTTCTCACAGGAGCCCTTGGCATCTTTGTTCTCCCGGTAGATAAAGGAACgcctggaggagctgcagagCATGCTGGGATGGGTGCTGGTGCGCTGGCGAGCACAGAAACACCACTGGGATTCTGGGAACAAGAGTGCTGGCAAAAAGGGCCAAGACGGTCCCGTGGACTCTGTGCTGAGTGTGTCCCCCAGCTGCCAGGTGAGTCCGTAGCTGCTGTGGGACAGTCTGCAAGCGGGGATGGGTCAGGCCGCTGTTTGCTCAGCCCAGCTGAGGCGCCTCTCTTGGCACAATGAAAGGCCTCTGCACAAGGCCAGCATGGGACAGGAGCAGATACACAGGCATTGTGTCCACCAGGGCAAAAATCAGGGAGACTCACATAAACCATGGTGGCTGTTTCCGTCTGGAGAATCTCAGGGAAGCCGTACACCACAGGCTGGCTAGCGGTTAAAGCAGAGGACCAGCAGTCAGGGCTCTTGGGTTCTAGCCCTGGAGCTGCTACTCACTCTGCAGCCTTgagtgactcccagccctgctctgtgcctcagtttccccgcctGCAACACAGGGGTAATGCTCCTGATCCACCTCCCAGAGTGGGGGTGGCGGCTGTGAAGCTGAATTAATTCGTGcctgtaaagcacttggagatccgTGCGTCCAGACTGCCTTTGGCATCCAGTGCTGTCATGTACAGAGTGTGAGAGTCCTAGGGCTCCTGCGGGGGAGACCACCAAATCCCACTGCACACCCATAGTACAGagaagtgcaggagggggcacagCAGAATGGAATGGGGGGCGGAGGAACCAGGTGTAGGGCAGGGGGGTATCATGGCACCGGGGAGGGAAAGGAAGTGCACAGGACAGGGGGCAGGCCATTCCCACAACCCCACCTCTTCACTGTCTTCTATTACTTCCCAGGACCCATGCGCCCAAGCAGCTGTGCCTGGAGCAGATGGCATCCTGGGCCCTAACACTTCTAAAGGGCCTCAGCCCACATTGTGCTCCCTCACCCCACCACAGCTCCAGAGGCAAGAGAGGGAAGTGGCCTGTCCTTCCGCCCCATCTATCCCAGATGCCCTCCGAGGGCTGGAGCAAAGCTGGGAAGATCCTGGGGACTCCACCCCATTGGAGGTGGAAACCACCAAGGAGACTTTAGTTCTGGATCCCTCAGAGTCCCCAGTGCTGCTGGTGCCGCAGTCTGGGCCCAGCAGCCTGGGCGGGACAGTCAACTTGATCCTGAGTATTGGCAAGAAGGGGGAGAAGAAGCTGCAGCTGGCTGGAGCGATGCCGGGGGAAGAGTCCCTGCACAGGGTAGGTGATGTCATGCTGGGGAGACACACGGCTTTGTCAGGGCTGCTAGCTTGTGCTGTGCACAGGAGGCTTGGTGCGAGGGGAGACGGGAGAGACCATGTTTCTCGATAGAGCTGCCTAGGGGAGCTGTGCCCCAGATCAGAGCTTGTCCAACTGCAGGTGAATTCAGGGCTGTGGCTTTGTAGGGCTTGGAAACTGCCAGGTGCACTTGGAAGGGCATGGCAGAGTGGGGGTGTTTCCAGGTGAACCCAGACCCCCGGGGCTGAGGCTGAGCAGCTGAGAGCTCAGGAGATTCTCGGATGAATCAAGAGCGAAGCAGGTGGACACTCTGGACTAGGGAGCCCCAGCCCCGGTGTCCCTGCCACTCGGGTTGGCAGATACAGCACAAGCTCCCTTGGATTTCAAGCAGGGGGCTGGCCTTTAGCACTgtggccccccttctcccctcctcctcctcgctgtaACAGGCCACCCGCTCTCCTCCCtcaattttctttttgtgtctCTCTTTCCCCACACTCAGCTCCCTGGCACTAAACCCTCAGGCTGTAAAACCTTTTGGAAGCGTTGCCAGGGGCTTTTAGGAAACACTTTGGGTAGTTTAAAGCGAAAGAAAAAGCCGTCTCGCCAGCCCGTGGAAGAGGTAACGTCCCAGGGGCTGCATGCCGGGCACAGTGGCTGCATGGCGTGAGCTTGCCCTATACTAACACACCGTCCTGTCCCCGTGAGTCCCTCTGTGTCCTCTCTCTGACACTGCTCCTGGTCCCCGCTGGCTCCTGGCCAAGAGGCCAGGCTAAGGCTTATCCCCCTGCTAGAAGAGCTGCAGCAGTGGAGGGGGTGAACAGGGAGGGCACCATGCCATCCTGATAACCCTGCCATGAGAAATGGCCTCCCAAGGGCTGCCTGGTGTCACAGTACTCCACAGAATGAGGTCAGTGCACCAGCTGGCCCAGTGGGGCTAGGGAATGGGCTACTGGGCCTCTCACCTCTCGGACACCAGTTGCTGTCTGGCCCCTATTGGTAAGTGGTTTCCATCTGCTGGCTGTTGGGAGGTGAAATGAGTCAGAAGGTCTCAGTCCAGTCACCAGGGGGCAGCTCTCCAAACCCACAATCCAGCCGGTGGTGACAAGTCCTGTTGCCAGCCTGAGCAGAGAAGCCAAGGCCTGAATGTGCCAGGGAGCCCTGGGGCAGACTGGTGGCGGGAGGGTGTGTTGCATGAGCCAGGCCTGTCCTGGGGATACTTAGAGGGCTTCGGGGCTGTGAGGCAGGCACTTTTACTGGTGCTGCTTTCACacagaattgtgtttgtttaatgCTCCCTATCTTGTGTATTTCTATCCTGAGGGGGTTTCCCGGGAGCTCTCGGAATCAGCAAAAACCCAGCACAGAGAAGCTGAGCAGATCCCAGTGTGCACCATCGCTGGACAGTCACAGGCTTAGGGCAGGTGCTTAGGTGTGAGGCAGGCTTAGGACTCAGTGCTACATGAGCTGGGCCGGCGCTCGGAAGCAGAGCTGTGACCTGACCAGGCCCCTACAGGAATAGTTCATTCACTTGAACAGGACAGAGGAACAGGGAGCCAGCCAGAAGACTCAGGGATAGCAGGCAGCATCCAGCCTTGAATTCAGGGAAGTGCTGATCCATTCCCCCCGCCACAGGAGGGTGGAGGTCTTTGCCAGCATCCTCACCCAGCCTCAGGCTGCGCAGACCTGCTAAAGAATCTGCCTGTTCCAGTGGGAAAGGCCAGGAAGATCTGTGAGCATGGAAGAGGGGGAGGTGTCTTAGAGCAGGGCTGCCCAACTTACGGCCTGCGGGCTGTACACTGGCCCACCCGAACATTTCATAAGGCCCATGGCCGGTTTGAACACAATATATTAATGGCCGATTCATTAGCGTTTTGTCATCATGTGTACATCATTTAGTTTACATGTGTGTGTAAATAGACGATACTGTACATAGAAACACGTatgaaacaagctgaacttaaaatataaatcaatacaggtgactttaaattttattaaaatacgTAGAATGTGTTTGGCCCACAGCAGGTTGTGCGTAGATTTctgtggccctcctgtgtaataagtTTGAGCAGCACTGGCTTGGAGTAAGAAACAGGCACCTTTGCTGAGTGGTGGGGAACGCAGGGACAGTGCGAGTCCCAAGAGCTCAGAGTCCTCCCACTTGGCACAAACAGGAGGGAGCAAAATCCCAGCATCAGGGCACCAGCAGCGACTGAGTCTCCTTTGCTAGATGGGCTCCAGCCGGCAAAGGGTACAGGGAGGGGATCGGTGCTATTTGAACGATTTAGCCAGCCTCTGCTATactggggcagccagagggcctGTGGGGTTTTGCAACTGCTAGCCTCTGTAATATGAAGGGGCACTACTACTACTGCACTACATCTCCCAGCATGCCAAGCCACTGAGTGCCCTggaagcattgcatgctgggatctgtagtCCCAGGCACATCACAGGTGTTGGGGGCACAATTAGGAGCAGCCCAACTGGTGagttggccagtgcagcccccaTTCAGGCAGCACTGGGTTTGCCCCACACTAGAAAAGGACTGTGGGAGCTGGTCCCCAGCAATGAAGCCAAGTGACTGTAACATCCTGGAATGCGTCTTGGGTTGCCTGACCCCGCTGGCCACTGTGTGACGAGAATGAGGCTTACTGTGATGTGTGACTGACAGCTGGGCAGGAGGAGCCATGTGCCAGTGTATGCCATTAAGGACCCAGCCCATGAGCGGGTCCAGGGCCATGCCCACACAGGTTTGGGCACTAGTGACTTGGAGCGTTTCAACGGGTTAGTCTCACGTCTCTCCCCACCCTTGTGTTTCCCAGGTGAGCACCTACCTGCATGTGAAGGAGAAAGAGGGGGATCGAGACGCCACCTGCAGGAGCTCGACCATGCCACGGCTAGCCAAGCGAGCGCCCACCATAGCACATGTTTCCCTGGTCCCAAGCCCCGGGCCTGAGGCCGCCTTCCACACCCTGCCTAAGATCAGCTCCGGCTCCCTCCTCAGCAGCCTGAAGAGAAAGGGTCAGGCAAAGGCAGAGGATGCTCAGCTGCTCACATTGCAGGGCATCGTGGGAGCAGGTCCCAGCAGGCTACAGCCTTTGCTTGAGGAGAAGCACAATCCCAGCAACACTTGGCCTCCCAAGTGCAGCAGCGGGAAGaagttggcagggagacctccgAACCCCAGGCTTGGGCAGCTGCTGGACCTTGTGAAGAATCCGCTGGGGACGGCCATTGAGGCAGAATGTGGCATTGTCAGCGCGGCATCTAGTGGCCCCAAAGCTGAATTCCTGAGCCAAGCCTGGGGGCCCAGTAGTTCCCAGCTGGCGGTGGCGAAGAGTGCTTGCCAGCACCTTTCCCTGGGGTCCGTATTGAGCTTGGAGCTGCCCAAGGACCTTGGTCTCCTTGGTAATGTCCAGGACGCCATTAAAGTAGCACAGAAGGAGGTgccaggaggggaggaggtgaggcAGGATGGTGGGGCGATTCCATGGGACACCGGTGAGGCAGAGAGGGAGGCGAATGGGGCCAGCCTGCGGAAGGAGACACTGAACCAGGCACTGGCCACATGCCAAAGGCCCAGAGGGCCAAGGGATGCTTTCAGGAAGGCTCCTAAGAGCGAGGGAGGCACCTGGTTCGAAGAGGTGAGTTTCAGCCCGAGCTACCGCAGGCCAAAGGCGCAGGGCATTGGTGCCACCCCCTGTGGGGAGGAGCAGTGGACTCCCAGGAGCCAGGGCAGTGGCAGTGATGATTTCCTGGACTTCAGACTGAACCGGCTCTCCCGCATCAGCGTGCTGCATGAGCAGATTGGGCGCGAGTGGGACAAGCTGGCAGCCACACTGGGCACGTCCGGCAGCGCAAAGGCCGAGAAGCCAGCAGGCTGCAAACCCAGACTCGAAGAAGCATCTAAGGTGGAGCTCAGGCCTTCTCCCACTAAGTACACGAGTGGTGCCGGAGGGGACCCCAGCACAGCCAAACCAGAGCATCCCGCAGTGAATGGCAAGCTAAAGGAAGATCCCCCAGAGCATCGGCTAGAGTCTGCCCCCTTCCAGGAGGCCTTGGAGGAAAGCCTGATGGCACGCTCTGGAAGGTGTGCAAAGCTACCGACCCTGCTGTCTGTGTCTGAATGCCAGCTCGGTGCCCAGCCACGTAGCCTCATGTCGGCAGGGTTAGACCGCCAGGGCCTGGCTCCAGATGGAAGGGCGGCCGGATCAGGGCTGTCCAAAGGGGCAAAGCTCCCAGGCTCAGCTGAGATTTGCCACCCTGACCACGAGCTgtttgaagaggaggaggaggagctccaggccaTCTGGAGGAACGTGGAGGGACGCAACAAGCAGAGCCCCTGTGCGGACACTGATGCCCACCCCATGTCGCGGAACAAGGCAGACAAGGCACAGAGCCCAGAGGTTTCCCGTGGGAGACTGATCTTAACATCAGCGAATAATGTGCTGGTAGCCAAGTTCACCCTTCCCAACTCCACCCAGCTCCTTCAGAGCCCAGACGGGGAAAGAGAAACCAGTGATGGGCACGGTAGTGAGGGCAGCCCACGCGGGTTCTGGGCATCCTTCCCCTGTCAAGACGAGCCCTGTGGGGTAAAGGAGGCTGCATCCATGGGATCAGTGGAGGGCAGCTGCCCACAGAACCAGCAGAAGCATCAGGAAGAGGACAGAGACGTTGGCAAGGTTAGTGGGCTCTGTGTACTGTTTCTTAGGGGCTGGGGGAGACCTGCCAGAAGCTGTACTGTCCCCTTTGCACACTCTCAGGCACTGCAGTGATCGGTCCGGATAACTAGATATTCCCTGCTTTATACCAGGCCTCTGAGCCACGGTTCCCCTGGCTAACCTGCTCCTGCACTGGCCACAAAGGGTCACTCATGAGCAGCACGTGGGGCTTAGCT from Lepidochelys kempii isolate rLepKem1 chromosome 3, rLepKem1.hap2, whole genome shotgun sequence encodes the following:
- the LOC140909372 gene encoding uncharacterized protein isoform X2 — its product is MSGSTARKIQPFTISTKLSLPKCTVDFPGDSCPDTMAGLDNHALRQNLNECVPLYLARAQSSPLPAGGGFQSTSPTEEGITDEDQLNRNSLARSIKKITLSNWHGEPGPGKEGVPGVPVQTSYERNHNNNNSRPGKAQFKVFLRKEVDVEEEKQEARSLHAGDFCSPVDKGPPFHMVSGCHAAAPWKESVKNKEPSGVVGLKTGIRSSAGKANLPNQSPLIVQFNREIMQAESWVRGKLRDLKDGCNIQDWERVAQTLQRDMKDFENTLIKLNQMGEQLMSRPSPSGETVRRQLLALKEQWQLLKQTAGNQSKALGGLRNLQEFNRRAERLEAWIRQKEEKPVLTALLQESMDKIQLTRRILDLKQEEQQFQGLHEEMNSLAQKLEKPGKSESRSISARRKHLNKMWLRLQGTLKEQHETLQLALEAAAFLQQADTLLRAIHAKWRNLCGVGKQGDPEPGRDRDVRDIASQVMMLDVTVSQLISLHPSLAARVLHKHRDVKESWAQLQQVLRNEKSPLLALASSLPMRETDALSPEHTEAGSGGVAGREAGDKRRRVPLRMVQKDFAGNVTEHVRGEEGSPSSPGEQATPGCHSNSNRRRKPPGQSDAVRGPPQQEAKLQDFCQAANVAVSWLRENVGLSIRLSQVEDAESLEAAQSQQAALQQEILGNSSSIEALLMEGQTLLCGSHGGRPQVEGILQELEGLWEELQRRHRENGAALREIDKVLRLVGELDGAEQWLQGVVGSLSEPATMRSPEELRRDLQEISCLENQVLLWGIKLQALREEMGREPSAEHVMAGKIQSKVEMMEEKLGCVRAALQRRAEDVRDSLVLSEFLQNVQQEEVLSQKNSTLPGTSRLGSQEPVHLPLAQAGQQLSREDMSSPLGELQEAVEMLNDVVKERERVMEAAAETESLERLLARVFPRMEAIRCRAEALARDIAQVESGFVTVKSELDLQGLQGLLSQQQEMEFNMSEALEGDVEELEKAVIHLEKLCPARMHDMGPEIQGMLQAWEELQKLVLENKGHVQQASRLQQFFGDYLAMISWTEDTRAQIFSESVSAHGLPETQWEELERKIEGKFKEFEELASTGQTLVSEEHYLSETIKERLEELQSMLGWVLVRWRAQKHHWDSGNKSAGKKGQDGPVDSVLSVSPSCQDPCAQAAVPGADGILGPNTSKGPQPTLCSLTPPQLQRQEREVACPSAPSIPDALRGLEQSWEDPGDSTPLEVETTKETLVLDPSESPVLLVPQSGPSSLGGTVNLILSIGKKGEKKLQLAGAMPGEESLHRVSTYLHVKEKEGDRDATCRSSTMPRLAKRAPTIAHVSLVPSPGPEAAFHTLPKISSGSLLSSLKRKGQAKAEDAQLLTLQGIVGAGPSRLQPLLEEKHNPSNTWPPKCSSGKKLAGRPPNPRLGQLLDLVKNPLGTAIEAECGIVSAASSGPKAEFLSQAWGPSSSQLAVAKSACQHLSLGSVLSLELPKDLGLLGNVQDAIKVAQKEVPGGEEVRQDGGAIPWDTGEAEREANGASLRKETLNQALATCQRPRGPRDAFRKAPKSEGGTWFEEVSFSPSYRRPKAQGIGATPCGEEQWTPRSQGSGSDDFLDFRLNRLSRISVLHEQIGREWDKLAATLGTSGSAKAEKPAGCKPRLEEASKVELRPSPTKYTSGAGGDPSTAKPEHPAVNGKLKEDPPEHRLESAPFQEALEESLMARSGRCAKLPTLLSVSECQLGAQPRSLMSAGLDRQGLAPDGRAAGSGLSKGAKLPGSAEICHPDHELFEEEEEELQAIWRNVEGRNKQSPCADTDAHPMSRNKADKAQSPEVSRGRLILTSANNVLVAKFTLPNSTQLLQSPDGERETSDGHGSEGSPRGFWASFPCQDEPCGVKEAASMGSVEGSCPQNQQKHQEEDRDVGKTPPSKMEFQMMEGTLERKHVLQTGGRKATCRTWNLFHAVLMRQTLCFYQDRKDTLKSSVVALPLNLSGAQCIRETEYTKKTNCFRLQLRDGSEYLLKAPSQPLMNQWVSKLQQNSGFPEVDYFQAVTQPAEGTSSAMGPSKISGPGSSSSSHLLGHHQPVTAKNQEITLLPRSSARLQLPYGTQEDPLDSAASQAGDNHRAVSHTTGQRQWLPAGSPKSQDNSYQEEEDALVIHKRRSHSFTSATYQKITPVSVPKEPLEAGNSYSITLYIGEQAVAMPRARCHSFVARPGSPREGALSRHKNKSVFKKFFGKKE